One region of Tachysurus vachellii isolate PV-2020 chromosome 11, HZAU_Pvac_v1, whole genome shotgun sequence genomic DNA includes:
- the zgc:154046 gene encoding carnitine O-acetyltransferase-like encodes MLSVLTRAASRALPTRLARPVVVVQIRDQSLAHQDGLPKLPVPPLKQTCERYLAALEPLVSEEELDHTRQLVAEFLSSGGVGERLQKGLERRARKTENWLYDWWMQSTYLDSRMPVPVYTSPGVVLPQMHFQDRQGQMRFAAKLIAGVLDFKKMIDSETLPVEYLGGQPLCMDQYYKVLSSCRIPGPKKDMVVNHAVGKTTPTHITVVHNFQFFVLDVYNSDGTPLTVDQLYMQLEKIWNSSLQSNKEPIGILTSNHRNTWGKAYNNLIKDKTNKESVREIQKSIFLVCLDAPMPRVSEDIYYSKVSAQMLHGGGSRWNSGNRWFDKTLQFIVGEDGSCGLTYEHAPAEGPPIVFLVDHVVEYMKKTEMVRTPMIPLPMPRKLRFNITPEIKKDIEKAKQNMNIMVHDLDVRVLNFSHYGRKYLKSSKMRPDAFIQMALQLAYYRIYGVCCATYESASLRMFKLGRTEAIRSTSTESLKFVQAMDDKSKQNEEKVALLEKAIDAHRNYTHMAIHGQAIDRHLLGLKMQGIEDLTSLPEIFMDTSYAVAMHFNLFTSQVGSKTDCYMCFGPMVPDGYGVCYNPMDDHINLAVTAFNSCEETNATKLTRFFEDALLDMKVLLQQRLKSSK; translated from the exons ATGCTGAGTGTCCTGACGAGAGCTGCG TCTAGGGCATTGCCGACGCGCTTGGCAAGGCCGGTGGTAGTCGTGCAGATCCGTGACCAATCTCTGGCTCATCAGGATGGTCTGCCCAAGCTGCCAGTGCCACCCCTCAAACAGACATGTGAACGTTACCTGGCTGCACTCGAACCGCTCGTGTCTGAGGAGGAGCTGGACCATACACGTCAGCTCGTGGCTGAGTTCTTGTCTTCTGGTGGTGTTGGGGAAAGGCTGCAGAAAGGACTGGAGAGAAGAGCACGCAAAACTGAAAACTGG CTCTATGATTGGTGGATGCAGTCAACCTACTTAGACTCTCGTATGCCAGTCCCAGTTTATACCAGCCCTGGTGTGGTTTTGCCCCAGATGCACTTCCAGGACCGCCAAGGACAGATGAG GTTTGCTGCCAAACTGATTGCTGGAGTTTTGGACTTCAAgaaaatgattgacag TGAAACGCTACCTGTTGAGTATTTGGGAGGACAGCCATTGTGCATGGACCAGTATTACAAGGTGCTGTCATCGTGTCGAATACCGGGACCGAAGAAAGACATGGTGGTGAACCACGCCGTTGGGAAGACGACACCAACTCACATCACGGTGGTTCATAATTTTCAG TTTTTTGTTCTGGATGTATACAATAGCGATGGCACGCCACTGACGGTGGATCAGCTCTACATGCAGTTGGAAAAGATCTGGAATTCTTCTTTACAGTCCAACAAAGAGCCTATCGGTATTCTCACTTCAAATCATCGCAACACCTGGGGCAAAGCCTACAACAACCTCATCAAGG acaaaacaaataaagagtcAGTACGGGAGATCCAGAAGAGCATCTTCTTAGTGTGCCTGGACGCCCCGATGCCGCGTGTGTCGGAAGATATCTACTACAGTAAAGTGTCTGCGCAGATGCTACACGGAGGAGGAAGCCGCTGGAACAGTGGGAACCGCTGGTTTGATAAAACACTACAG tTTATAGTAGGCGAAGATGGATCGTGTGGACTGACGTATGAGCACGCTCCTGCCGAAGGACCGCCCATTGTGTTTCTTGTGGACCACGTGGTGGAATATAT GAAGAAAACTGAGATGGTGCGAACTCCGATGATTCCACTGCCCATGCCACGGAAGCTACGCTTTAACATCACACCTGAAATTAAAAAGGACATTGAGAAAGCCAAGcagaacatgaacat AATGGTGCATGACCTGGACGTGCGAGTGCTCAACTTCTCTCACTATGGGAGGAAATACCTAAAGTCGAGTAAAATGCGCCCAGACGCCTTCATCCAAATGGCCCTCCAGCTGGCATATTACAG GATCTACGGCGTTTGTTGCGCTACGTATGAGAGCGCATCCCTACGTATGTTTAAACTGGGCAGAACAGAGGCCATCCGCTCCACCTCCACTGAGTCGCTCAAATTCGTACAAGCCATGGATGACAAGTCCAAACAG AACGAAGAGAAAGTGGCGCTGCTAGAGAAGGCCATCGACGCTCATCGAAATTACACACATATG GCCATTCACGGGCAGGCTATAGACAGACATCTGCTGGGGCTGAAGATGCAAGGCATTGAGGATCTGACTTCTCTCCCAGAAATCTTCATGGATACTTCTTATGCTGTTGCCATGCACTTCAATCTCTTCACCAGCCAa GTCGGTTCAAAGACGGACTGCTATATGTGCTTTGGGCCAATGGTGCCGGACGGTTATGGCGTCTGTTACAACCCAATGGACGACCACATCAACTTGGCTGTAACGGCTTTCAACAGCTGTGAAGAAACTAACGCCACCAAACTAACACGGTTCTTCGAAGATGCACTGCTGGACATGAAGGTTCTTCTGCAGCAGAGGCTTAAGTCAAGCAAGTGA